The Veillonellaceae bacterium genome includes the window ATTTGAGCATGGCTCAAAAAAAATTGAAACTGCCATTCAGGACGGCAGCCTGGACATTGGTATTATATGCAATTCCCCGGCTGCTGATAAATATGATTCCTTCACTCTGGCAAACGACCCGGTCTGGGTCGTTGCTCACCCGGATAACCCAATAAGCAAACTGCCTGAGATAGATTTTAAAACATTACAGAATCAATCCTTTGTAATCTATGACAGCGAATTCAGCCTTCATCACGTCATCGTCGACCAATGTCGCCTAATGGGCTTTAAACCTAACATAATCTTTGAAACCTCGCAGCTTGAACTCATGATCCAGATTGTAGCAGCCAATTTAGGCATTGCTTTCTTGCCCAGTAAGACTTGTGCAGATCTAGACCACAATTCTTTCTCGACTATTCCTTTGTCCCGCCCGGCAATATTTCACCAAATGTCGATTATTTGGAAAAAAGGCTTTTGCTTATCTCATGCAGCCCAATTATGGATCAAGTTTGCCAAAGAATAC containing:
- a CDS encoding LysR family transcriptional regulator, whose amino-acid sequence is MDIRHLKYFVEVARQKSFSKAAQILHISQSAISKMIIDTEAEVGLMLLNRNSKSVQLTEAGESFFQRAQQIVNLFDNLIPEIENEAKLDKGKVSIGLPPITGATSFAKLLGRFKINYPQIEILLFEHGSKKIETAIQDGSLDIGIICNSPAADKYDSFTLANDPVWVVAHPDNPISKLPEIDFKTLQNQSFVIYDSEFSLHHVIVDQCRLMGFKPNIIFETSQLELMIQIVAANLGIAFLPSKTCADLDHNSFSTIPLSRPAIFHQMSIIWKKGFCLSHAAQLWIKFAKEYLSKDS